The proteins below are encoded in one region of Pseudoduganella armeniaca:
- the moeA gene encoding molybdopterin molybdotransferase MoeA, with product MTSSTTSYDDVTGLILAGGRGTRMGRVDKGLQPFRGATLAAHVLRRLAPQVHVVAINANRNQEAYAALGAPVLPDELTGFEGPLAGLQTGLRHCATDLLVTAPCDSPFLPPDLVQRLRDALVTQQADLALAVTMETDEAGVAHKQPHPVFSLVRKSALPRLDAYLAEGGRRMDGWHKSIKVAEVLFNDAAAFRNINTLAELQQEEQARDAAPTLQDVVSCLSGYDPHAVPVSQAQHIIREFVQPVRAVEKVALRAALGRVLAADLVSPISVPAHDNSAMDGFAFAGDQLDGEHPTTLQVIGAVYAGRPSDLRPQAGECVRIMTGGVMPPGCDTVLPQELAAGITDDHVTIAPRTVKTGDNRRFKGEDLMEGSPALKAGKIVRPADLGLIASLGIAEVPVRRKLRVAFFSTGDELRSIGEPLAPGCVYDSNRYTLHGMLTRLGVELVDMGIVKDDPASLEAALRDACESADAVITSGGVSVGAADYTKQIMATLGDVTFWTIGMRPGRPMAFGKIHSNGHSAFLFGLPGNPVAVMVTFYFFARHALLRMMGASASDDLLVQARSFGPIRKKPGRTEYQRGILTVNADGAREVRITGSQGSGILRSMAEANCMVVLPDHQGNVAAGDLVDVLLFEGLI from the coding sequence TTGACGAGCAGTACCACTTCTTACGACGACGTCACGGGCCTGATCCTGGCCGGCGGCCGCGGCACCCGCATGGGCCGCGTCGACAAGGGCCTGCAGCCGTTCCGCGGCGCCACCCTGGCGGCCCACGTGCTGCGCCGGCTGGCGCCCCAGGTACACGTGGTGGCCATCAATGCCAACCGCAACCAGGAAGCCTACGCGGCACTGGGCGCGCCGGTGCTGCCGGACGAGCTGACCGGCTTCGAAGGGCCCCTGGCCGGCCTGCAGACGGGCCTGCGCCACTGCGCGACCGACCTGCTCGTCACGGCCCCGTGCGATTCTCCCTTCCTGCCGCCCGACCTGGTGCAGCGCCTGCGCGACGCGCTGGTGACGCAGCAAGCCGACCTGGCGCTGGCGGTGACGATGGAAACGGACGAAGCGGGCGTCGCCCACAAGCAGCCCCATCCGGTGTTCAGCCTGGTGCGCAAGAGCGCGCTGCCGCGGCTGGACGCCTACCTGGCCGAGGGCGGCCGGCGCATGGACGGCTGGCACAAGTCGATCAAGGTGGCCGAGGTGCTGTTCAACGACGCCGCCGCCTTCCGCAACATCAATACGCTGGCCGAGCTGCAGCAGGAAGAACAGGCGCGCGACGCGGCGCCGACCTTGCAGGACGTGGTCAGTTGCCTGTCCGGCTACGATCCCCACGCGGTGCCAGTCAGCCAGGCCCAGCACATCATCCGCGAATTCGTCCAGCCGGTGCGGGCCGTCGAAAAGGTGGCGCTGCGCGCCGCCCTCGGCCGGGTGCTGGCGGCGGACCTGGTCTCCCCGATCAGCGTGCCGGCGCACGACAATTCCGCCATGGACGGCTTTGCCTTTGCCGGCGACCAGCTCGATGGCGAGCATCCGACCACCTTGCAGGTGATCGGTGCCGTGTATGCCGGGCGGCCGTCCGACCTGCGCCCGCAAGCCGGTGAATGCGTGCGCATCATGACGGGTGGCGTGATGCCGCCCGGCTGCGACACCGTGCTGCCGCAGGAGCTGGCCGCCGGCATCACGGACGACCATGTGACGATCGCGCCGCGCACCGTCAAGACGGGCGACAACCGCCGCTTCAAGGGCGAGGACCTGATGGAAGGCAGCCCGGCGCTGAAGGCCGGCAAGATCGTGCGCCCGGCCGACCTGGGCCTGATCGCGTCGCTGGGCATTGCCGAAGTACCGGTGCGGCGCAAGTTGCGGGTGGCATTCTTCTCCACCGGCGACGAGCTGCGCTCGATCGGCGAACCGCTCGCGCCCGGCTGCGTGTACGACAGCAACCGCTACACCCTGCACGGCATGCTGACGCGCCTGGGCGTCGAGCTGGTGGACATGGGCATCGTCAAGGACGACCCGGCCTCGCTGGAGGCCGCCCTGCGTGATGCCTGCGAGAGCGCCGACGCCGTCATCACGTCCGGTGGCGTCTCGGTCGGCGCGGCCGACTACACCAAGCAGATCATGGCGACGCTGGGCGACGTGACGTTCTGGACGATCGGCATGCGCCCGGGCCGCCCGATGGCTTTCGGCAAGATCCACTCGAACGGCCACAGCGCCTTCCTGTTTGGCCTGCCGGGCAATCCTGTCGCCGTCATGGTCACGTTCTATTTCTTTGCCCGCCACGCGCTGCTGCGCATGATGGGCGCAAGCGCGAGCGACGACCTGCTGGTGCAGGCCCGCTCATTCGGCCCCATCCGCAAGAAGCCGGGTCGCACCGAATACCAGCGCGGCATCCTGACCGTCAACGCGGACGGCGCGCGCGAAGTGCGCATCACCGGCTCGCAAGGCTCGGGCATCCTGCGCTCGATGGCGGAAGCGAACTGCATGGTGGTGTTGCCGGATCACCAGGGCAACGTCGCCGCCGGCGACCTGGTCGACGTGCTGCTGTTCGAGGGGCTGATCTAG
- a CDS encoding DNA recombination protein RmuC yields MMELYLLLGLALLILLLQVAMLLRPRAGGDIAERLDRVEREVRLQLQATAQAQRQEMTHTLAQSHAATVQQLDGMRRQIEVLTESNARRLAEVRMTLETRIRDLQTDNGARLEEMRQTVDEKLHATLESRLTESFKQVSDRLERVHQGLGEMQQLALGVGDLKRVLTNVKTRGTWGEVQLEMLLEQVLTPDQYAKNVETVAGTNARVEFALKLPGMKEGGAPVWMPIDAKFPKEQYERLLEAAERADADGVATAGRELERAVRNEAKTIAEKYVCPPQTTDFAILFLPTEGLYAEVMRRPGLADELQRVNRISIAGPSTLTALLNSLQMGFRTLALEKRSSEVWQVLGAVKTEFGKFGDVLAATKTTLERAAKNIESAEVRSRQMARKLKSVEALPAEAAQMLLGRELELPEGDS; encoded by the coding sequence ATGATGGAACTCTATCTGCTGCTGGGCCTGGCCCTGCTGATCCTGCTGTTGCAGGTGGCCATGCTGCTGCGCCCGCGCGCCGGCGGCGATATCGCCGAGCGGCTCGACCGTGTCGAGCGCGAAGTGCGGTTGCAATTGCAAGCCACGGCGCAGGCGCAGCGCCAGGAAATGACGCACACGCTGGCCCAGAGCCATGCCGCCACCGTGCAGCAGCTGGACGGCATGCGCCGCCAGATCGAGGTGCTGACGGAATCGAACGCCCGCCGCCTGGCCGAAGTGCGCATGACCCTGGAAACCCGTATCCGCGACCTGCAAACCGACAATGGTGCCCGGCTGGAGGAAATGCGCCAGACCGTCGACGAGAAGCTGCACGCCACGCTGGAGTCGCGCCTGACGGAGTCCTTTAAACAGGTCTCCGACCGCCTGGAGCGGGTACACCAGGGCTTAGGCGAGATGCAGCAGCTGGCGCTGGGCGTCGGCGACCTGAAGCGGGTACTGACCAACGTCAAGACGCGCGGCACCTGGGGCGAGGTGCAGCTGGAGATGCTGCTCGAGCAAGTGCTGACGCCCGACCAGTACGCGAAAAACGTCGAGACGGTGGCCGGCACCAACGCCCGCGTCGAGTTCGCCCTGAAGCTGCCCGGCATGAAGGAAGGCGGTGCGCCGGTCTGGATGCCGATCGACGCCAAGTTCCCGAAAGAGCAGTACGAGCGCCTGCTGGAAGCGGCCGAGCGCGCCGATGCCGACGGCGTGGCGACGGCCGGCCGCGAATTGGAGCGGGCCGTGCGCAACGAAGCGAAGACCATCGCGGAAAAATACGTCTGCCCGCCGCAGACGACGGATTTCGCGATCCTGTTCCTGCCGACCGAAGGACTGTACGCGGAAGTGATGCGCCGCCCGGGCCTGGCCGACGAGCTGCAGCGCGTCAACCGCATCAGCATCGCGGGCCCGTCCACGTTGACGGCGCTGCTGAACAGCCTGCAGATGGGCTTCCGCACGCTGGCGCTGGAGAAACGCTCGTCGGAGGTGTGGCAGGTGCTGGGCGCGGTCAAGACGGAATTCGGCAAGTTCGGCGACGTGCTGGCGGCAACGAAAACCACGCTGGAGCGCGCTGCGAAGAATATCGAGTCGGCCGAGGTGCGCAGCCGCCAGATGGCGCGCAAGCTCAAATCGGTGGAAGCGTTGCCCGCCGAGGCGGCGCAGATGCTGCTGGGCCGCGAACTGGAGCTGCCGGAAGGGGACAGCTGA
- a CDS encoding group II truncated hemoglobin, whose product MAFMNETRTLYDTIGGAAKLREMVDRFYDLMELEPEFAGIRAMHPPATDGSRDKLFWFLSGWMGGPDLYQEQFGHPRLRARHLPFAVGTSERDQWLRAMAWAMEDVGIAEDLRLRLMQSFYQTADWMRNTPG is encoded by the coding sequence ATGGCGTTCATGAACGAAACACGCACGCTTTACGACACCATCGGCGGCGCGGCCAAGCTGCGCGAAATGGTGGACCGCTTTTACGACCTGATGGAGCTGGAGCCGGAATTTGCCGGCATTCGCGCCATGCATCCGCCCGCGACGGATGGGTCGCGCGACAAGCTGTTCTGGTTCCTGTCCGGTTGGATGGGCGGGCCCGACCTGTACCAGGAACAATTCGGCCACCCGCGCCTGCGCGCGCGGCACCTGCCGTTCGCGGTCGGCACGAGCGAACGCGACCAGTGGCTGCGGGCGATGGCCTGGGCCATGGAAGACGTCGGCATCGCCGAGGACCTGCGCCTGCGCCTGATGCAGTCCTTCTACCAGACCGCCGACTGGATGCGCAACACGCCGGGCTGA
- a CDS encoding sensor histidine kinase, translating to MRDDRLERKAGTFFAAQLRRHRNGERAAVQALVLGWAALLFHPLQFALHSWVFPQPFESPALRALGAAVGVAGIAAERMGPRYCELYVPIAVAFQLPFFSTYMFLMNDAAAAWAQWLTVATVALFHFPTQLAVRAYASGTLLACACVLLHGRGHAILTPAALQQLPVHAFVIGLLYAARVGRSALEQEKLAGMGEGLGAVAHEMRTPLASMDANVRGLTRMLQADTAGSGAQDDVRQAMTRIQYEVRHMNHLIDLFLLSANAVRRRLDPSESVSMADAVQSVLRRYPFTSPAQRGTVAVDVRANFNFAGQYELTVVILLNLLRNALKAIHRAGKGRVRIVVDGNRKPPRLLFIDTACGIAARRQPFIFHRFYAYPAHNGTGVGLALCRQIMHAWNASIRCVSRESAYAIFVLEFPVQRANVPSGEP from the coding sequence ATGCGCGACGATCGCCTCGAACGCAAAGCCGGCACGTTTTTCGCCGCCCAGCTGCGCCGCCACCGCAACGGCGAGCGGGCCGCCGTGCAGGCGCTCGTGCTGGGCTGGGCCGCCCTGCTGTTCCATCCGCTGCAGTTCGCCCTGCATTCGTGGGTGTTCCCGCAACCGTTCGAGAGTCCTGCCCTGCGCGCACTGGGCGCCGCCGTCGGCGTCGCCGGTATCGCGGCCGAACGGATGGGCCCGCGCTACTGCGAACTGTACGTGCCCATCGCCGTCGCATTCCAGCTGCCGTTTTTCAGCACTTATATGTTCCTGATGAACGACGCGGCCGCGGCCTGGGCCCAGTGGCTGACGGTCGCCACGGTGGCGCTGTTCCATTTTCCCACCCAGCTGGCCGTGCGTGCCTACGCCAGCGGCACGCTGCTGGCGTGCGCCTGCGTGCTGCTGCATGGCCGCGGCCATGCGATCCTGACCCCGGCCGCCTTGCAACAGCTGCCGGTACATGCGTTCGTCATCGGCCTGCTGTACGCCGCCCGCGTGGGTCGTTCCGCGCTGGAGCAGGAGAAGCTGGCGGGCATGGGCGAGGGCCTGGGCGCCGTGGCGCACGAAATGCGCACGCCGCTGGCCAGCATGGACGCCAACGTGCGCGGGCTGACGCGCATGCTGCAGGCCGACACTGCGGGCAGCGGCGCCCAGGACGACGTGCGCCAGGCCATGACGCGCATCCAGTACGAGGTGCGCCACATGAACCACCTGATCGACCTGTTCCTGCTGAGCGCGAACGCGGTGCGGCGCCGGCTCGACCCGTCCGAGTCCGTGTCGATGGCCGATGCCGTCCAGTCCGTGCTGCGGCGCTATCCCTTTACCAGCCCGGCGCAGCGCGGCACGGTGGCCGTGGACGTGCGAGCCAACTTCAATTTTGCCGGGCAATATGAACTGACGGTGGTCATCCTGCTGAACCTGTTGCGCAACGCATTGAAGGCGATCCACCGCGCTGGCAAGGGCCGCGTGCGCATTGTCGTGGACGGCAATCGCAAGCCGCCCCGGCTATTGTTCATCGACACCGCCTGCGGCATTGCCGCCCGTCGACAGCCGTTTATTTTTCATCGCTTCTACGCGTATCCGGCACACAACGGGACCGGCGTCGGGCTGGCCTTGTGCCGCCAGATCATGCATGCTTGGAATGCCAGCATCCGCTGCGTGTCACGCGAAAGCGCTTATGCCATCTTCGTGCTCGAATTCCCCGTCCAGCGCGCCAATGTGCCATCAGGTGAACCATGA
- a CDS encoding response regulator: MRLPIFAHPTTTVLVDDSDSFLKSLSFQLDPLLPSKTFHDTTMALDWFNASTRRADLPLHVNFDILNQTADQPNVAVDVRRIHDLCASHHRFTIPSVLVVDYSMPQMNGVEFCRQIEYLPCKKILFTGAADEKIAVNAFNEGLIDRFIRKSDDDALDRLELEILAMQRAFFVDQAETLRDLLALHDYSFLRCNTMASLVRELYVKHGFVEHYLHSSPTGILFLDQHGRATLMVIETEQGMHAQYEVARDNDAPQSLLTALQERRVLPFFPPEAGAGMYSVAAGEQWHRYCCAPQILQGRERYYWALFEFPGHYLESPVYPFSEFLNSRHPPCDLAA, from the coding sequence ATGAGACTTCCGATTTTCGCCCACCCCACCACGACCGTCCTCGTCGATGACAGTGACTCGTTCCTGAAAAGCCTGTCGTTCCAGCTCGACCCGCTGTTGCCGAGCAAGACATTCCACGACACGACGATGGCACTGGACTGGTTCAACGCCAGCACGCGCCGTGCCGACCTGCCGCTGCACGTGAACTTCGACATCCTGAACCAGACGGCCGACCAGCCCAACGTGGCGGTGGACGTGCGCCGCATCCACGATTTATGCGCCAGCCACCACCGCTTCACGATTCCGTCCGTGCTGGTGGTCGATTATTCGATGCCGCAAATGAATGGCGTGGAGTTCTGCCGCCAGATCGAATACCTGCCCTGCAAGAAAATCCTGTTCACGGGCGCGGCCGACGAGAAAATCGCCGTCAACGCCTTCAACGAGGGCCTGATCGACCGCTTCATCCGCAAGAGCGACGACGATGCGCTGGACCGCCTGGAACTGGAAATCCTGGCGATGCAGCGGGCGTTTTTCGTGGACCAGGCCGAAACGCTGCGCGACCTCCTGGCGCTGCACGACTATTCCTTCCTGCGTTGCAATACGATGGCAAGCCTGGTGCGTGAGCTGTACGTCAAGCACGGCTTTGTCGAGCACTACCTGCATTCCAGCCCCACCGGTATCCTGTTCCTGGACCAGCATGGCCGCGCCACGCTGATGGTGATCGAAACGGAGCAAGGCATGCATGCGCAGTACGAGGTGGCGCGCGACAACGACGCGCCGCAATCGCTGCTGACGGCGCTGCAGGAACGGCGCGTGCTGCCGTTCTTCCCGCCCGAGGCGGGCGCCGGCATGTACTCGGTGGCCGCCGGCGAGCAATGGCACCGCTACTGCTGCGCCCCGCAGATCTTGCAGGGCCGCGAGCGCTATTACTGGGCCCTGTTCGAATTCCCCGGCCACTACCTGGAGAGCCCGGTCTATCCGTTCAGCGAGTTTCTCAACTCGCGTCACCCGCCCTGCGACCTGGCCGCGTAA
- a CDS encoding ABC transporter permease produces the protein MLRLALRMTARDWRAGQLRFLLVALIVAVAALSAAGFFIDRLRAGLNRDAYRLLGADLVVATDQPTPQAWRDEAARRGLVHTGTTVFQSMAQAGEGEATQSTLVSLKAVGAGYPLRGRVKVTTSVDQALDSIGAPAADIPAPGTVWLDAPVLEKLQTQVGASLRLGDRTFRVAGLIASEPDRGGGFASFAPRAMMRLDELASTGLEQPGARITYRLLLAGAGTTGTQAVAAYADWLRAQVKAGNLRGVRIDTLQDGRPEMRETLERADQFLSLVGLLSALLAAVAVAMAARRFMQRHLDACAMLRCLGLTQNQVTVMYLLEFLLVGLAGSLVGVLAGFAGHYVLLEMLGRLVAADLPPATFAPALQGLAVGMLLLAGFALPPILQLRNVPHNRVIRREQAAPQPMALATHGLGLGAFLVLLLWQAGDVKLALLTALGFLAAFALFALAGWLGLLALRQVRGGIDHQAWRFAVTSLRRRPGATIVQVVALALGLMALLLLTVVRGDLMSAWRNATPPDAPNHFVINIQPDQKDEIATRLRQGGALPAPLYPMIRGRLTAVNGKPVTANTYTEERARGIAEREFNLSTMAEAPAQNDIVQGRWFTDGPGVAEASVEAGMAETLNLKLGDTMRFDVAGSPVEAKITSLRKLKWSSMRVNFFVIINPAAMADSPQTWITAFHLPKQSARLASALSRDFPNLTVVEVGGVLRQITSVLEQVIRAVEFLFAFTLASGLLVLYAALMGSQDERTREAGLLRALGATRRQLSQAQLIEFLLVGSLSGLLAASGAAAMGWGLAKYVFKFDWTFNPAVWGAGLAAGALCAIAGGWLGLRNVLNQPPLQTLREA, from the coding sequence ATGCTGCGCCTCGCCCTGCGCATGACCGCGCGCGACTGGCGCGCTGGCCAGCTGCGTTTCCTGCTGGTCGCGCTGATCGTGGCCGTCGCGGCACTGTCGGCCGCCGGCTTCTTCATCGACCGCCTGCGTGCCGGCCTGAATCGTGACGCCTACCGGTTGCTGGGCGCCGACCTGGTCGTCGCCACCGACCAGCCCACGCCGCAGGCGTGGCGCGACGAGGCGGCCCGGCGCGGCCTGGTGCACACAGGCACCACCGTGTTCCAGAGCATGGCGCAGGCGGGCGAAGGCGAGGCCACGCAGTCGACCCTGGTGTCGCTGAAGGCCGTCGGCGCCGGCTATCCGCTGCGCGGCCGCGTCAAGGTGACGACGAGTGTGGACCAGGCGCTCGACAGCATCGGCGCGCCCGCGGCCGACATCCCGGCGCCCGGCACGGTGTGGCTGGACGCGCCCGTGCTGGAGAAGCTGCAGACGCAGGTGGGTGCCTCGCTGCGCCTGGGCGACCGCACCTTCCGGGTCGCCGGGCTGATCGCTTCCGAGCCGGATCGCGGCGGCGGCTTCGCCAGCTTCGCACCGCGCGCGATGATGCGGCTGGACGAACTGGCCTCGACAGGCCTGGAGCAGCCGGGCGCCCGCATTACCTACCGCCTGCTGCTGGCGGGCGCGGGCACCACCGGCACGCAGGCCGTGGCGGCCTATGCCGACTGGCTGCGCGCGCAAGTCAAGGCGGGCAACCTGCGCGGCGTGCGCATCGATACTCTGCAGGACGGCCGTCCGGAAATGCGCGAGACGCTGGAGCGGGCCGACCAGTTCCTGTCGCTGGTGGGCCTGCTGTCCGCGCTGCTGGCGGCCGTCGCCGTGGCAATGGCCGCGCGCCGTTTCATGCAGCGCCACCTGGACGCCTGCGCCATGCTGCGCTGCCTGGGCCTGACCCAGAACCAGGTGACGGTGATGTATTTGCTCGAATTCCTGCTGGTGGGCCTGGCCGGCAGCCTGGTCGGCGTGCTGGCGGGCTTTGCCGGCCATTACGTGCTGCTGGAGATGCTGGGCCGGCTGGTCGCGGCCGACTTGCCGCCAGCAACCTTCGCGCCCGCCTTGCAAGGGCTCGCCGTCGGCATGCTGCTGCTGGCCGGATTTGCGCTGCCGCCGATCCTGCAGCTGCGCAACGTCCCGCACAACCGCGTGATCCGCCGCGAACAGGCGGCGCCGCAGCCGATGGCGCTGGCGACCCACGGCCTCGGCCTGGGCGCCTTCCTGGTGCTGCTGCTGTGGCAGGCCGGCGACGTCAAGCTGGCCCTGCTGACGGCGCTGGGCTTCCTGGCCGCGTTCGCCCTGTTCGCACTGGCGGGCTGGCTGGGCCTCCTGGCCTTGCGGCAGGTGCGCGGCGGCATCGACCATCAGGCCTGGCGCTTTGCCGTCACGTCGCTGCGGCGCCGGCCGGGCGCCACGATCGTCCAAGTGGTGGCGCTGGCGCTGGGCCTGATGGCGCTGCTGCTGCTGACCGTGGTGCGGGGCGACCTGATGAGCGCGTGGCGCAACGCCACGCCGCCGGACGCGCCGAACCATTTCGTCATCAATATCCAGCCGGACCAGAAGGACGAGATCGCCACCCGGCTGCGCCAGGGCGGCGCGCTGCCGGCCCCGCTGTATCCGATGATCCGGGGCCGCCTGACCGCAGTCAACGGCAAGCCCGTCACGGCCAATACCTACACGGAAGAGCGCGCCCGCGGTATCGCCGAGCGCGAGTTCAACCTTTCCACGATGGCCGAAGCGCCGGCGCAGAACGACATCGTCCAGGGCCGCTGGTTTACCGACGGCCCCGGCGTGGCCGAGGCGTCGGTGGAAGCCGGCATGGCCGAGACCTTGAATTTGAAGCTGGGCGACACGATGCGTTTCGACGTGGCCGGTTCGCCCGTCGAGGCGAAGATCACCAGCCTGCGCAAGCTGAAGTGGAGCTCGATGCGGGTCAACTTCTTCGTCATCATCAACCCGGCCGCGATGGCGGACAGCCCGCAGACGTGGATCACGGCGTTTCACCTGCCGAAGCAGTCAGCAAGGCTGGCCAGCGCGCTGTCGCGCGATTTTCCCAACCTGACCGTCGTCGAAGTGGGTGGCGTGCTGCGCCAGATCACGTCCGTGCTGGAGCAGGTCATCCGCGCCGTCGAGTTCCTGTTTGCCTTCACCCTGGCTTCCGGCCTGCTGGTGCTGTACGCCGCGCTGATGGGTTCGCAGGACGAGCGCACCCGCGAGGCGGGCCTGCTGCGCGCGCTGGGGGCTACACGGCGCCAGCTGTCGCAGGCGCAGCTGATCGAGTTCCTGCTGGTGGGTTCGCTGTCGGGCCTGCTGGCCGCCAGCGGCGCCGCCGCCATGGGCTGGGGGCTGGCGAAATACGTCTTCAAGTTCGACTGGACGTTCAATCCGGCCGTGTGGGGCGCCGGCCTGGCCGCAGGCGCGCTGTGCGCCATCGCGGGCGGCTGGCTGGGCCTGCGCAACGTGCTGAACCAGCCGCCGCTGCAGACGCTGCGCGAAGCTTGA
- a CDS encoding adenosine deaminase: MNTQLLHIVRNMPKAELHIHIEGSLEPELIFALAERNGVQLAYPSVDALRAAYDFKDLQSFLDIYYAGASVLLKEQDFYDMTAAYLAKAKADHVRHAEIFFDPQTHTARGVPIGDVINGIHRACQEGPISATLILCFLRHLSEEDALATLEAALPYRDKFIGVGLDSSEVGHPPEKFARVFARCRELGLHLVAHAGEEGPPAYIETALDVLHVERIDHGVRCLEDAALTRRIAAEKMALTVCPLSNIKLRVFDTMKEHNLLQLLDAGLVATVNSDDPAYFGGYLNENFVAAFESLPLGLQHAHELAKNSFAASFLEPAKKQQFLDEVDAYFAAFNVV; the protein is encoded by the coding sequence ATGAACACCCAACTGCTGCACATCGTGCGCAACATGCCAAAGGCGGAACTGCATATCCATATCGAGGGTTCGCTCGAGCCGGAACTGATCTTCGCGCTGGCCGAACGCAATGGCGTCCAGCTGGCCTATCCATCGGTGGATGCGCTGCGCGCCGCCTATGACTTCAAGGACCTGCAGTCCTTCCTCGACATCTATTACGCCGGTGCCAGCGTGCTGCTCAAGGAGCAGGATTTTTATGACATGACGGCCGCCTACCTGGCCAAGGCCAAGGCCGACCACGTGCGCCACGCGGAAATCTTCTTCGACCCGCAGACGCACACGGCGCGCGGCGTGCCGATCGGCGACGTCATCAACGGCATCCACCGGGCCTGTCAGGAAGGCCCGATCAGCGCGACGCTGATCCTGTGCTTCCTGCGCCACCTGTCGGAAGAGGACGCGCTGGCCACGCTGGAGGCGGCGCTGCCGTACCGCGACAAGTTCATCGGCGTGGGCCTCGATTCGTCCGAAGTCGGCCACCCGCCGGAAAAATTCGCGCGCGTGTTCGCACGCTGCCGCGAGCTGGGCCTGCACCTGGTGGCACACGCGGGCGAGGAGGGCCCGCCGGCGTATATCGAGACGGCCCTGGACGTGCTGCACGTGGAACGGATCGACCACGGCGTGCGCTGCCTGGAAGACGCCGCGCTGACACGCCGCATCGCCGCCGAGAAAATGGCCCTGACCGTGTGCCCGCTGTCGAACATCAAGCTGCGCGTGTTCGACACGATGAAGGAACACAACCTGCTGCAGCTGCTGGACGCGGGCCTGGTGGCCACCGTCAACTCGGACGACCCGGCGTACTTCGGCGGCTACCTGAACGAGAATTTCGTGGCCGCGTTCGAATCGCTGCCGCTGGGCTTGCAGCATGCGCACGAGCTGGCGAAAAACAGCTTTGCCGCTTCGTTCCTGGAACCTGCGAAGAAGCAGCAGTTCCTCGATGAGGTGGATGCCTACTTCGCGGCGTTCAACGTCGTCTGA